One region of Leishmania panamensis strain MHOM/PA/94/PSC-1 chromosome 28 sequence genomic DNA includes:
- a CDS encoding nucleobase/nucleoside transporter (TriTrypDB/GeneDB-style sysID: LpmP.28.0570), whose amino-acid sequence MPLEEILLYAAGAVLGLCCLFVYNSFLSSPSYMEHYFQFAAVKYTDDVRTLPQAMNKPFWSKISTWMTVLMILPMFLLQFVMLTPWVLRQKVQYRIITGAVFSLVAALLLPVCAAGGGVSERSSMAVLIISCIVAGGATTVLQSALFALFGSLPTKYITALVMGGGFSGSVSSVLRIIITVALPSTFSGVKTGAVIFFSIGIALMVVVIAITVLLRFSPLVRTYCKDYGRSCHGAFCVQGEGEKSQPPQECVCATAPRLDSTPTQERMAENGAEKMGIAMGAAQNLDDGEPQAYTTGKCENAAGSPLSWQDNDANVVEAEASVFAVVRKIWLMLVCLAASMFTTLVLFPGIGLSAMYKESNATGGLTPAKDTAWSKEAIMPMVVILMFNVGDTIGRLIVNFQKLWCPQRFVPVLVVVRAIVCVIPLALGICTPRVINSNVNPIVVFLLLGSTNGYLLGLAIAYGSGDPRLTTKEREIAGPCICFAILGGITFGSVVSLLVLTLAL is encoded by the coding sequence ATGCCATTGGAAGAGATACTGTTGTACGCGGCGGGGGCCGTTCTCGGCCTGTGCTGCCTCTTCGTCTACAACAGCTTCTTATCCTCCCCCTCCTACATGGAGCACTACTTTCAGTTTGCTGCGGTCAAGTACACGGATGATGTGAGAACCCTACCACAGGCAATGAACAAGCCCTTCTGGAGTAAGATCTCGACCTGGATGACAGTGCTGATGATTTTGCCGATGTTTCTCCTGCAGTTTGTCATGCTGACACCGTGGGTACTGCGACAGAAGGTGCAGTACCGCATCATTACAGGTGCCGTCTTCTCGCTggttgcggcgctgctccttccCGTATGCGcggctggcggtggtgtcaGCGAGCGCTCTTCCATGGCTGTGCTGATCATTTCCTGCATTGTGGCTGGCGGTGCGACAACCGTCCTGCAGTCTGCTTTATTTGCTTTATTCGGATCTCTGCCTACAAAGTACATAACGGCGCTCGTGATGGGGGGTGGATTCTCAGGCAGCGTCAGCTCTGTGCTGCGCATTATCATCACGGTTGCCTTGCCGTCGACTTTTTCGGGAGTGAAGACGGGTGCCGTCATCTTCTTTTCGATTGGCATAGCACTCATGGTGGTGGTCATAGCAATCACCGTGCTTCTGCGTTTCAGTCCTCTGGTCCGCACCTATTGCAAGGACTACGGCCGCTCCTGTCACGGTGCCTTCTGTGTGCAaggcgagggggagaagagtcAGCCACCACAGGAATGTGTTTGCGCTACGGCTCCCCGTTTGGATTCGACGCCGACGCAGGAGAGGATGGCGGAGAATGGCGCGGAGAAGATGGGGATCGCTATGGGGGCGGCGCAGAATCTGGATGACGGTGAGCCCCAGGCCTATACTACCGGTAAGTGTGAGAACGCCGCCGGGAGTCCGCTTTCTTGGCAAGACAACGATGCTaacgtggtggaggcggaggcgagcgTTTTCGCTGTGGTGCGGAAGATCTGGCTAATGCTGGTCTGCCTGGCAGCGAGCATGTTCACGACCCTGGTGCTGTTCCCCGGCATCGGCCTCAGTGCTATGTACAAGGAAAGTAACGCCACAGGCGGTTTAACCCCGGCTAAAGACACGGCGTGGAGCAAGGAGGCGATCATGCCAATGGTCGTCATCCTAATGTTCAACGTTGGTGATACCATTGGCCGCCTGATTGTCAACTTTCAAAAGCTGTGGTGCCCGCAGCGCTTCGTGCCTgttttggtggtggtgcgtgcCATCGTGTGCGTCATTCCGCTTGCGCTGGGCATCTGCACACCCAGGGTGATCAACTCGAACGTCAACCCCATTGTGGTCTTCCTGCTACTTGGCAGCACGAACGGCTATTTACTTGGCCTGGCGATAGCGTACGGAAGCGGCGACCCGCGCTTGACAACTAAGGAACGCGAAATTGCTGGGCCATGCATATGCTTTGCAATTCTCGGGGGCATCACATTCGGCTCCGTGGTGAGCCTTCTCGTTCTCACGTTGGCCCTCTAG
- a CDS encoding hypothetical protein (TriTrypDB/GeneDB-style sysID: LpmP.28.0580): MPQDRSEQLEELRRQFPSTSVVTESAQETVLKVDHALRISPTIEYALSLYVTLPSSFPKAAPKATMPYCCHNVPITPPNINPSEAMAYQWSVATSTLVEAVRNAFQNAADCWGPVEPPSLHSVTLQLSGETDRLLRDLVINPNCLDAYCYQLPIVKLMRKVSRQTMSEIERVANENTTLRNEVETLEAKVKGLQQRIGEQVSQLQQLGQNPLLTSVGTPEALIKTLEDDVRKMSRDCMVLGKRAMDAYKVDKGDFQDLLDQYKAQSKEMHILDLKRISYRAQCTAS; encoded by the coding sequence ATGCCGCAAGATCGCAGTGAGCAGctagaggagctgcggcggcagttCCCGTCAACCTCCGTCGTCACGGAAAGCGCGCAGGAGACGGTGCTTAAGGTAGATCATGCGCTGCGCATCAGCCCGACAATCGAGTatgccctctctctgtacgtTACACTGCCCTCGTCGTTTCCGAAGGCTGCGCCGAAGGCGACGATGCCGTACTGCTGCCACAACGTCCCTATCACGCCCCCCAACATCAACCCTTCTGAAGCGATGGCGTACCAGTGGAGcgtcgccacctccaccttggTGGAGGCGGTCCGTAATGCGTTTCAGAACGCGGCAGATTGCTGGGGCCCTGTAGAGCCTCCAAGCTTACACAGCgtcacgctgcagctgagtgGGGAGACGGACCGACTGCTGCGGGACCTGGTGATCAACCCAAACTGTCTCGACGCCTACTGCTACCAGCTTCCTATTGTGAAACTGATGCGGAAGGTGAGTCGGCAGACAATGAGCGAAATCGAGCGAGTTGCGAACGAGAACACGACGCTGCGCAACGAGGTGGAGACGCTGGAGGCGAAGGTGAAgggcctgcagcagcgtatCGGTGAGCAGGTGTCCCAGTTGCAGCAACTGGGACAGAATCCACTCCTCACTTCCGTCGGCACTCCCGAGGCCCTTATCAAGACCCTTGAGGATGATGTGCGTAAGATGAGTAGGGACTGTATGGTACTCGGAAAGCGCGCCATGGACGCCTACAAGGTAGACAAGGGTGATTTTCAGGATTTGCTGGATCAATACAAGGCACAGTCCAAGGAGATGCACATACTCGACTTGAAGCGGATATCCTATCGCGCGCAGTGCACTGCGAGCTGA
- the MPK8 gene encoding mitogen-activated protein kinase, putative (TriTrypDB/GeneDB-style sysID: LpmP.28.0590), with product MDHYDVLEVIGEGTYGVVFKCRDKRTNRIVAVKQFKSFQSNAYVRVAMLRELRVEQLLKGEPNVTQLLETFKQKNRLYLVMEYIPRSLLDLLEEARHGLPEDSLMVLLFTILLGIRSCHRNGIIHRDVKPENILVRDDGTASLCDFGFCRPLPRELQPQPQQQPHQLSTSSKDVGSLASPMTGNSSFGQGSLQSPYSTPQMRNGASASTANSAVLSELVLADHQAIMTNYVATRWYRSPEMLLGMPSYTYAVDMWAVGAIMAEAIGGEPLLPGKTELEQLSLIQTRIGDFPAAYEAAVRKRNGGMLRTKSTQQKPRRSRDARGGAQENVEAKQGTSLYLTNHYGGRITMAGMDLLHRLLRVDAAERIAVEDALEHPYFDDIRGRFDVAVNGDHAAFSSQDACHKTTEMQATTAHQEPFPPLTATRAIHSTSPFFCTPGVAGGGGSPCLEAVAPPLVEVPISLLDKSTEVQDDGGSPLPMPCRAARSPRLTSVAWEASASSSASRAACVVATGDSSLVNSSSFSLWTSSDTSAKVAPPTDVTAEEGHDPLPQLSSVLVPLALESPKVNETITDCAAAARDRAAGDGNSPPLRLVLEEVKSGGRVVPRSQAAREGTNAHAVQHDASVIIEDCSSTSLFQSLQGHHSPRDVRLLRRRTSSLKDSARVRALTRAGSLPMNAFAQEPGGAGGAACEDVVGDMDFSTPLSLPKTRRATKKERDDVMKTRPLPHRGTAANASRTKSPSSLLAQSCSFKSMLASRSKLQEQSLAPTVVEPPSKHRLMHSAREGHAEKLRHLSGAMSAPRSQGSRGGVDKSTAATSNGARPCNNNSGTSIALPSTRGGTGRSGGLASVAKERRSRTGKGRDRSVGRVFPAAPSCVSETALASSFRAAAQGLAEISVQRHQGTPNLHPSPQRRRRTCTPTGRAGTANGNPYSRALSKPLFARSPPEVSAALAVSNTRGGDSKSPGHLRYASPQLPCEVRPLPVQERVTLLREIESLSISVGTPSAVEVLAPVAVVPASHRPKYAEWDIDSSGDVHGRNLGGATEFPITSAEPVVPTSQPPNQLGNGVRPDEDHCSGDSDSLLTLFETEKQFSAMTVKRDTVASGTTSAPGKRTADSKPEDYGWEKCLQRPPHSGGSTSGCSPRMDSSSLAGIASTHTANVSTGGSCRVARSLIFRSYRTASSPLRLAAIHPFSPTNQREGLPSELSISNHHESFSASTGMSFKTPPNTTNSAHTRRLAPALLRHHHFTTAAGDYSLQTPIALGPDPVFGRSSFSAQSPCVVSSSARSPFLSPAPQQLSGVDGQHALIESQLLSLSGARQQRRLSNPIELSLSGELLEDSAAGVPRGGYRGHENSTLLSSTPPTTTHDDLETVVLMETPPAHRHTNQQRQHRVHSSGSWSPTRTGMRVTMSCSMPDNSTTSRGLDREADESPAHRERKGSVATADVVDTPAGATRHNTVPELFPAAPTRLLGCDEDDVISISNTSPLSMQGSLNAFGTVNDISRSSRERVGLSLAPPQPLLGGSSVLSAQQLHAGGGRRKSRLML from the coding sequence ATGGATCACTACGACGTCCTCGAGGTCATCGGTGAGGGCACCTACGGAGTCGTCTTCAAGTGCCGAGATAAGCGGACTAATCGGATAGTGGCAGTGAAGCAGTTCAAGAGCTTCCAGTCGAATGCGTACGTTCGGGTAgcgatgctgcgcgagctgcgcgtcgagcagctgctcaagggCGAGCCCAACGTGACACAGCTCCTCGAAACATTTAAGCAGAAGAACCGCCTGTACCTTGTCATGGAGTACATACCGCGTAGCCTGTTAGacctgctggaggaggcacgTCACGGCCTGCCCGAGGACTCGTTGAtggtgcttctcttcaccaTTCTCTTGGGTATTCGCTCCTGTCATCGCAACGGCATCATCCATCGTGATGTAAAACCTGAAAACATCTTGGTGCGCGACGACGGCACAGCCTCCCTGTGTGACTTTGGGTTTTGCCGGCCACTTCCCCGGGAGCTTcagccgcagccacagcaacaaccacaccagctctccacctcctcgaaAGATGTCGGGTCATTGGCTTCACCGATGACTGGGAATAGCAGCTTTGGACAGGGCTCTTTGCAGTCACCATACAGCACACCGCAAATGCGCAACGGCGCCTCGGCCTCAACAGCCAACTCGGCAGTGCTCAGCGAGCTTGTCCTCGCTGATCATCAGGCGATCATGACAAACTACGTCGCAACGCGGTGGTACCGAAGTCCGGAGATGCTCCTGGGGATGCCCAGCTATACGTACGCCGTCGACATGTGGGCTGTGGGCGCCATCATGGCGGAGGCGATTGGCGGTGAACCGTTGCTGCCCGGCAAGACAGAGCTGGAGCAACTCTCGCTTATTCAGACCCGAATCGGCGATTTCCCAGCGGCCtacgaggcggcggtgcggaagAGGAACGGCGGCATGCTGCGCACCAAGTCGACGCAGCAGAAGCCACGACGATCACGCGACGCaagaggcggtgcgcaggAGAATGTAGAGGCAAAGCAGGGCACGAGCCTCTATTTAACCAACCATTACGGAGGAAGAATTACGATGGCTGGCATGGACTTACTTCATCGACTTCTTCGCGTCGACGCGGCGGAGCGCATCGCCGTCGAGGACGCTCTTGAGCACCCCTACTTTGACGATATACGAGGGAGGTTCGATGTGGCGGTGAATGGGGATCATGCTGCCTTCAGCAGCCAAGATGCCTGCCACAAGACAACAGAGATGCAGGCGACCACGGCACACCAAGagcctttccctccccttacTGCCACCCGAGCCATCCACTCCACTTCGCCCTTTTTCTGCACGCCCGGTGtcgctggtggcggcggctcgcCTTGCCTAGAAGCagtggcaccaccgctggtTGAGGTACCTATTTCTCTGCTAGATAAGAGTACAGAGGTGCAGGACGACGGAGGTAGCCCTCTGCCGATGCCGTGTCGCGCAGCGCGCTCACCTCGCTTGACGAGTGTCGCGTGGGAGGCATCAGCTTCTTCGTCTGCATCGCGCGCAGCTTGCGTTGTTGCCACTGGTGACTCCTCGCTGGTTAACTCGTCGAGTTTTTCGTTGTGGACTTCCTCGGACACCTCAGCTAAAGTCGCGCCGCCGACTGACGTCACGGCTGAGGAGGGCCACGATCCTCTCCCACAGCTGTCTAGCGTGCTTGTACCACTTGCTCTGGAGTCACCCAAGGTGAACGAGACAATCACTgactgcgcagctgcggcacgcgACAGGGCTGCCGGGGACGGCAACTCGCCACCTCTACGGCTGGTGCTGGAAGAGGTCAAAAGCGGTGGCCGGGTAGTACCGCGTTCACAGGCGGCGCGTGAGGGCACCAATGCTCATGCCGTTCAGCACGACGCATCAGTGATAATTGAGgactgcagctccacctccctgTTCCAGAGCCTGCAGGGCCACCACAGCCCACGAGATGTGCGGCTACTTCGGCGGCGCACATCTAGCCTCAAGGACAGCGCGAGGGTCCGGGCGCTGACGCGAGCTGGTTCCCTACCAATGAATGCGTTTGCACAGGAAcccggaggtgctggtggtgctgcatgCGAAGACGTGGTGGGTGACATGGActtctccacccctctttctttgccgAAGACTCGGCGAGCGacgaagaaagaaagagacgatGTGATGAAGACCCGACCACTACCTCACAGAGGCACCGCTGCGAATGCATCTCGTACCAAGTCACCGTCCTCTCTGTTGGCGCAGTCATGCTCTTTCAAGTCGATGCTCGCGAGTCGTTcaaagctgcaggagcagtcGCTGGCACCTACTGTGGTAGAGCCTCCCTCTAAACATCGTCTAATGCACTCTGCGCGAGAGGGCCACGCGGAAAAGCTGCGACACCTCAGTGGAGCGATGAGCGCGCCACGAAGCcagggcagcagaggcggcgtcGACAAGAGCACCGCGGCAACGTCGAATGGCGCACGCCCATGCAACAACAACTCAGGGACGTCCATTGCGCTACCGAGTACGCGTGGCGGTACTGGCCGTAGTGGCGGGCTGGCCTCTGTGGCGAAGGAGCGGCGTTCCAGGACTGGTAAAGGCCGCGATCGAAGTGTAGGGCGTGTCTTTCCAGCCGCCCCATCCTGTGTGAGTGAGACTGCTCTGGCCTCTTCTTTTCGTGCGGCTGCACAGGGGCTAGCAGAGATCTCGGTGCAGAGACACCAGGGAACGCCCAACTTGCATCcctctccgcagcggcgtcgtcgcaccTGCACACCGACTGGCCGCGCTGGTACTGCAAACGGTAATCCCTACAGTCGGGCGCTGTCGAAGCCCCTCTTCGCCCGCAGCCCTCCAGAGGTGTCCGCAGCGCTCGCAGTAAGCAACACGCGTGGCGGTGATAGCAAGAGTCCTGGGCACTTGCGCTACGCATCACCCCAGCTGCCATGTGAAGtgcggccgctgccggtTCAGGAGCGTGTTACGTTGCTGAGGGAGATAGAAAGCCTTAGCATCTCAGTGGGCACACCCAGCgctgtggaggtgctggcgccggTCGCGGTTGTGCCTGCCTCTCACCGGCCAAAGTACGCTGAGTGGGACATTGACTCTAGTGGAGACGTTCACGGCAGAAACCTAGGAGGTGCTACCGAATTTCCCATTACCAGTGCGGAGCCTGTGGTGCCGACGTCTCAGCCACCTAATCAGCTGGGTAACGGTGTAAGACCCGACGAGGATCACTGCAGCGGTGATTCCGATTCCTTGCTAACGCTGTTCGAAACAGAAAAGCAGTTCTCAGCGATGACTGTGAAACGAGACACCGTAGCTTCTGGCACAACCTCAGCTCCTGGCAAACGCACCGCCGACAGCAAACCAGAGGATTATGGTTGGGAGAAATGCCTCCAACGACCGCCGCACTCCGGGGGCAGTACCAGCGGGTGCTCCCCTCGCATGGATTCGAGCTCGCTTGCCGGGATTGCCAGTACACACACCGCGAACGTCTCCACAGGCGGCAGCTGTCGCGTAGCACGCAGTCTCATTTTTCGGTCCTACCGCACGGCATCGTCGCCCTTGAGGCTGGCAGCAATTCACCCTTTCTCACCTACCAATCAGAGAGAAGGTCTACCCTCTGAACTGTCGATCAGCAACCACCATGAGAGCTTCTCCGCTAGTACTGGCATGTCTTTCAAGACTCCTCCGAATACTACAAACTCGGCCCACACACGCCGGCTCgctcctgcgctgctgcgtcatcaccacttcaccaccgctgcgggtGATTACTCGCTGCAGACGCCAATCGCCCTCGGACCCGATCCTGTCTTTGGCAGAAGTTCCTTTTCTGCGCAGTCACCTTGTGTCGTGAGCAGCTCTGCGCGGTCGCCGTTTCTCTCACCAGCCCCCCAGCAACTCAGCGGCGTTGATGGGCAGCACGCCTTGATAGAGTCGCAGCTCCTGTCGTTGTCTGGGGCGCGGCAACAGCGTCGTCTCTCCAACCCCATCGAGCTGTCTCTCAGTGGCGAGTTGCTTGAGGACTCGGCCGCTGGCGTCCCACGTGGAGGGTACCGCGGCCACGAAAATTCAACcctgctctcctccactccccctACCACCACGCATGACGACTTGGAGACAGTAGTGCTGATGGAGACTCCACCAGCACACCGGCACACCAATCAACAGCGTCAGCATCGAGtgcacagcagtggcagctgGTCTCCGACACGCACTGGCATGAGAGTCACTATGTCATGTAGCATGCCAGACAACTCTACTACGTCGCGTGGCCTCGACCGAGAGGCCGATGAATCGCCAGCTCATCGTGAAAGAAAGGGCTCTGTTGCGACGGCGGATGTAGTGGACACCCCCGCGGGAGCTACGAGGCACAACACCGTTCCGGAGTTGTTTCCTGCCGCGCCAACGCGTCTACTGGGGTGCGACGAAGATGATGTGATCAGTATCTCCAACACGTCGCCACTGTCGATGCAGGGTTCGCTGAATGCGTTCGGCACGGTGAATGACATCTCCCGGTCATCACGAGAGAGAGTCGGGCTCTCCCTGGCGCCTCCCCAGCCGCTTCTCGGCGGATCGAGCGTGCTAAGCGCGCAACAGCTGCACGCCGGCGGAGGTCGTAGGAAGAGCCGCTTGATGCTCTGA
- a CDS encoding hypothetical protein (TriTrypDB/GeneDB-style sysID: LpmP.28.0600), translating to MPTTANFSASTPPAPSVPAAAPTLEENPSTPTHTSVNHIFEELCGSYVEKYMLHRNQIVHQIALQARNSINVQSMSVVKGQAAVTAAVSPSLAVPPELAREYARMKEEALAHSHRHNAPAEPSARGTEELEAENAYLRALVLRLEGQLQPPTSCEAQSDEIVSSLPSSCPAPGQDGVPATNHLRSPSAAPPDQLAKGSAALYNSLLSRSGSAASPPPVTSHQVSDLQEQIDLLREAVQELSQRASVRGGHSSSPVPADAAEASLRLRAISPFPRCATPTCTTDVRTLQRIILHQQQTIRTLEQEMEDVHTAKTQMERAMTQLREATASIAAREKGGTEDEDVGVLGATAHWRSTCQTEDRLSDCIPVAESTVYGYAGQDAVDSVCHDTASVAADGSTAAQEMHMMDVEAAAEQVAEKRRAATFGGMRPPLWFDSTTSVADPTRQPDVVAGEDECEDESSSGTLTPMPRRTVVLHQRFSSAIGDSFSVCGRISADESPFARHTQMSCGTASNRRTSAAGSFTAL from the coding sequence ATGCCCACTACCGCCAACTTCTCTGCATCCACTCCCCCTGCCCCGAGTGTGCCAGCTGCGGCCCCAACGCTCGAGGAGAACCCCTCCACGCCGACACACACGTCTGTGAATCACATCTTCGAGGAGCTATGTGGTTCGTACGTGGAGAAATACATGCTACATCGCAACCAAATCGTACACCAAatcgcgctgcaggcgcgcaacTCCATCAACGTCCAGAGCATGAGCGTCGTCAAGGGCCAAGCGGCAGTGACTGCGGCCGTTTCACCTTCCCTGGCGGTTCCACCCGAGCTGGCGCGAGAGTATGCCCGCATGAAGGAAGAGGCACTCGCTCATTCTCATCGCCACAACGCACCAGCGGAGCCCTCGGCGCGGGGCACAGAGGAATTGGAGGCCGAGAACGCATACTTGCGCGCCCTTGTTCTTCGCCTTGAGGGGCAACTTCAGCCTCCTACTTCATGTGAGGCTCAATCGGACGAGATCGTATCTTCTCTACCCTCTTCCTGCCCCGCTCCGGGGCAGGATGGCGTGCCTGCCACCAATCACCTGCGAAGCCCGTCTGCAGCGCCCCCCGATCAACTCGCCAAAGGGTCAGCGGCCCTATATAACTCGTTGCTCTCTCGAAGCGGCTCAGCGgcgtcgcctccgccagtCACGTCGCACCAAGTGAGCGATTTGCAGGAACAGATTGACCTCCTGCGCGAGGCGGTGCAAGAGCTTAGTCAGCGAGCCTCCGTTAGAGGGGGGCACTCTTCCAGTCCTGTgcccgctgacgctgctgaggcgtcgctgcgactgcgtgccatttcccctttccctcgctGCGCTACACCCACCTGCACGACGGATGTGCGGACACTGCAGCGCATTATCttgcatcagcagcagactATCCGCACGCTGGagcaggagatggaggaTGTGCACACGGCCAAGACACAGATGGAGCGAGCgatgacgcagctgcgcgaggccaCGGCCAGCATCGCTGCGCGCGAGAAGGGCGGCACCGAAGACGAAGACGTGGGCGTGCTTGGCGCCACAGCACATTGGCGCTCCACATGCCAAACGGAGGATCGCCTCTCTGACTGCATTCCAGTTGCCGAGTCAACCGTGTACGGCTATGCAGGGCAGGATGCAGTGGATTCTGTCTGCCACGACACCGCATCCGTGGCGGCCGATGGgagcacggcagcgcaggAGATGCACATGATGGATGtcgaagctgctgcagagcaggttgcagagaagcggcggGCTGCCACGTTTGGCGGAATGCGCCCGCCGCTGTGGTTCGACTCCACTACATCAGTAGCAGATCCTACTCGACAGCCCGATGTGGTGGCAGGGGAGGACGAGTGCGAGGATGAGTCGTCCAGCGGCACACTGACTCCGATGCCACGCCGCACAGttgtgctgcaccagcgttTCTCCTCGGCCATTGGTGACagcttctctgtgtgtggcaGAATCAGCGCCGACGAGAGCCCGTTCGCCCGGCACACGCAGATGAGCTGCGGCACGGCGTCGAATCGGCGCACCTCCGCGGCTGGCTCTTTCACTGCCTTGTGA
- a CDS encoding hypothetical protein (TriTrypDB/GeneDB-style sysID: LpmP.28.0610) — protein MAQKSLRSKSKHKSAGALRKYVGEAKKKSTYTKAKKTPEAKARANYISAVESAMASRVPSDQRSKLSIVKSSGPTLAKKHIKKPLTRGRKRKGGE, from the coding sequence ATGGCGCAGAAGTCACTGCGGAGCAAGTCGAAGCACAAGAGCGCCGGTGCGTTGCGCAAGTACGTCGGTGAGGCCAAGAAGAAATCCACATATacaaaggcaaagaagacgccagaggcgaaggcgaggGCAAACTACATCAGCGCTGTCGAATCTGCCATGGCATCACGCGTGCCTTCTGATCAGCGGTCGAAGCTGTCGATCGTGAAGTCCAGTGGCCCTACACTGGCGAAGAAGCACATAAAGAAGCCTTTAACCCGCGGCCGCAAGCGCAAGGGCGGCGAGTAA